One genomic segment of Styela clava chromosome 3, kaStyClav1.hap1.2, whole genome shotgun sequence includes these proteins:
- the LOC120343151 gene encoding alpha-(1,3)-fucosyltransferase 7-like has protein sequence MKYAIRGSVLKTTTTTFIEIIFRNVSSSRYRVFGFVTVFGLFYITILVTGYSYFHQHHQAKSSRSFNHIMKIKNIQESSIVVHSSTTSIPFRKYSLNTSTTKTILLWDLPKSVSYPENLSVSRCGKCTITRDKTTVNKSDAVVFHFNGSRKPSDFPSPKTRHKDQIYVWTCRESPKTTKDNYNLDLSSLANMFNWTMTHRLDSDVFYPYAEILHRLQDNKISNQSELTDEPKYVDLFYQSVEYLLSQKQHLVAWVVGNCGNTVGAQARMKLVNSFSKFGLPIHKFGRCFKDKPFPPYRSEETHAILMKYKFYLAFENTFGCRDYVTYKFWKNAIYSGAVPIAWGPSKQDLLRLAPKRSFLHIEDFESVGHLVNYLKYIDSNDTAYREFFEWREKEIKMDIDKPKPLRETAISNNQKDWIFSRQQAFGYCKLCRKLHAKDSQVLGDIFTRKSISSLQEWWYGTESEACFK, from the exons ATGAAATATGCTATTCGAGGTTCAGTTCTGAAAACGACAACAACGACATTCATCGAGATTATATTCAG AAATGTTTCAAGTTCTCGCTATCGTGTCTTCGGATTTGTGACCGTGTTTGGCTTATTTTATATCACAATATTGGTTACCGGCTATtcatattttcatcaacatCATCAAGCAAAGTCGTCAAGAAGTTTTAATCATATaatgaagataaaaaatattcaag AAAGTTCGATCGTTGTGCATTCGTCTACTACGAGTATAccatttagaaaatattcacTGAACACCAG CACTACCAAGACAATACTTCTTTGGGATTTACCGAAATCTGTTTCATATCCTGAAAATTTGTCAGTTTCTCGATGCGGAAAATGTACAATAACAAGAGATAAGACTACCGTCAATAAGAGTGACGCGGTCGTGTTTCACTTCAATGGATCACGAAAGCCGTCGGATTTCCCTTCGCCAAAAACAAG ACACAAAGATCAAATTTATGTGTGGACATGTCGTGAGAGTCCGAAGACGACAAAAGACAATTATAATCTTGACCTATCATCCCTCGCGAACATGTTCAATTGGACAATGACTCACAG ATTAGATTCTGATGTTTTCTATCCATACGCTGAAATCTTACATCGACTTCAAGATAACAAAATATCAAACCAGAGCGAACTTACTGACGAACCGAAATATGtcgatttattttatcaaagcGTTGAATATCTTTTATCCCAGAAACAGCATCTAGTTGCTTGGGTTGTTGGAAATTGTGGCAACACTGTGGGAGCGCAAGCAAGGATGAAATTGGTCAATTCTTTTTCCAAA TTCGGATTGCCTATTCACAAATTTGGAAGATGTTTCAAGGACAAACCATTTCCCCCCTATAGATCTGAAGAAACTCATGCTATATTGATGAAGTATAAATTTTATCTGGCTTTCGAAAATACATTCGGATGTCGTGACTATGTTACCTataaattttggaaaaatgCCATATACAG CGGAGCTGTTCCCATAGCTTGGGGTCCAAGTAAACAAGATCTATTACGCTTGGCACCGAAGAGATCTTTCCTCCATATTGAAGATTTTGAATCTGTTGGTCATCTTgtcaattatttgaaatatatcgATTCCAACGACACTGCGTATCGGGAGTTTTTTGAGTGGAgggaaaaagaaattaaaatggACATTGACAAACCAAAACCTTTGCGAGAAACTGCTATTTCAAATAATCAAAAAGATTGGATATTTTCTCGCCAGCAAGCCTTTGGCTATTGTAAATTATGTCGAAAATTACACGCAAAAGACAGCCAAGTTCTTGGAGATATTTTCACTCGAAAATCAATATCATCACTTCAAGAATGGTGGTATGGTACAGAGAGTGAAGCctgtttcaaataa
- the LOC120342158 gene encoding uncharacterized protein LOC120342158, which produces MSRRRRREEDVNDSEGEGLDEKPDEKSMNGSESDIDDDDLDVSEYESVDEEARHSIDEEFEEDDPGGEQPENDNEKVKEDQGKEHENIEIKRENEEVSETIRESGDGKEQSDNEQHKQEGNLEADNEEKERLRKEEEDPAFIPTKGAFFQHDMRSENQSKGRGRDRKIWDKGPVKWSHDMFVMEEQMPKSRDLLISLYGYDIREKGGPPSDVRRQRGRGRGFRGRGMGRGRGRGRPRPENFEREQEHTETNNNHSEGYQDEYPTLNEENNNRSSEIKHKSKSYYKKDYQPQNFRENRRPRKEQPYKNSENQYRDDRKTPEDKENTRKTDETKSSPEAQDTNENKSDEKFSDILQVINSQENKQSSAFTQNHNSRRNESHSKNYQTTFSNYQEAPKPRRYSSLRQRQTSSPVDKQMSSSSQYSHRPHDARYSNFAKPVQPTSQNTNFSKKPRTPNTSSLQNQAIREEPKTSLQTTTAIQQQLSHPSPPISSQIATMAATISNPLQQGMTFTSAAASAATQGAPPDPGLMQMPQMPLPYNPMLNPMYFDPATYQRMLRMMSQQMTQMTMDQLQPHIPPQIDTSGTAIPPEAQTIPPPTDMQMNPLIPPVSSQAISQGSLGSIMRPPPPPLNPPTYFTGPMGMNMGVPQQPFPYPPNLVAQQVGGVTYFNTPTQSPPAIPQPVPNQHQQASSRRNAAIPIMAPMGFNGPSME; this is translated from the exons ATGTCACGCAGAAGGCGTCGTGAAGAAGATGTCAACGATTCGGAGGGCGAAGGTTTGGATGAAAAACCAGATGAGAAATCAATGAACGGCTCG GAATCTGATATTGATGACGATGACCTCGACGTATCGGAATATGAAAGCGTAGATGAAGAG GCTCGGCATTCAATAGATGAAGAATTTGAAGAAGACGACCCTGGAGGAGAACAACCAGAAAATGATAACGAAAAAGTAAAGGAAGATCAAGGCAAAGAACATgaaaacatagaaataaaacGGGAAAATGAAGAAGTTTCTGAAACTATAAGAGAGAGTGGTGATGGAAAA GAGCAATCTGATAATGAGCAACACAAGCAAGAAGGAAATTTAGAAGCTGATAACGAAGAAAAAGAAAGATTGagaaaagaagaagaagatCCTGCATTTATTCCAACAAAAGGAGCATTTTTTCAGCATGACATGAGATCCGAAAACCAGTCCAAAGG TCGAGGCCGGGATCGCAAAATCTGGGATAAAGGTCCAGTGAAATGGTCTCATGACATGTTTGTTATGGAGGAGCAAATGCCAAAATCAAGGGACTTGCTGATATCTTTATATGGATATGACATACGAGAGAAAGGCGGACCACCATCTGATGTCAGAAGGCAAAG GGGTCGTGGACGTGGATTCCGAGGGAGAGGTATGGGTCGAGGAAGAGGTAGAGGGAGACCAAGacctgaaaattttgaaagagAACAAGAACATACTGAGACCAATAACAATCATTCAGAAGGCTATCAA GATGAATATCCAActttaaatgaagaaaataacaataggAGTTCAGAAATCAAACATAAAAGCAAATCATATTATAAGAAAGATTATCAACCACAAAACTTTCGAG AAAATCGAAGACCGCGTAAAGAACAACCGtataaaaattcagaaaatcAATATAGAGATGATCGTAAAACTCCTGAAGATAAG GAAAATACGAGGAAAACAGATGAAACAAAATCTTCCCCAGAAGCGCAAGATACaaatgaaaacaaaagcgaCGAAAAGTTTTCTGATATTTTGCAAGTTATTAACAGTCAAGAAAATAAACAATCTAGTGCTTTTACTCAAAATCATAATTCGAG GAGAAATGAATCGCATTCAAAAAATTATCAGACAACGTTTTCTAATTACCAAGAg GCACCGAAGCCTCGTCGGTATTCCTCTTTGAGACAACGGCAAACAAGTTCTCCCGTTGATAAACAAATGTCTTCTTCATCACAATATTCTCATCGACCACATGATGCAAGATATAGTAACTTTGCAAAGCCAGTGCAACCAACAAgccaaaatacaaatttttcaaaaaaacctAGAA CACCCAATACGAGTTCATTGCAAAACCAAGCTATTAGAGAAGAGCCAAAAACATCCTTACAAACGACTACGGCTATTCAACAACAATTATCGCATCCATCACCTCCTATCTCCTCGCAAATTGCTACGATGGCAGCAACTATTAGTAACCCACTGCAACAGGGCATGACCTTTACATCTGCTGCTGCATCTGCCGCTACACAAG GTGCTCCTCCTGATCCAGGATTGATGCAGATGCCACAAATGCCTCTTCCATACAATCCTATGTTAAATCCGATGTATTTTGATCCag cAACTTATCAGAGAATGTTGCGAATGATGTCTCAACAGATGACGCAAATGACAATGGATCAGTTACAACCGCATATACCACCCCAG ATTGATACATCAGGAACAGCAATTCCACCTGAAGCTCAGACTATACCTCCACCCACAGATATGCAAATGAATCCATTAATTCCACCAGTTTCATCACAAGCTATTTCTCAAGGATCTCTTGGGTCAATTATGAGGCCCCCACCCCCTCCTTTGAACCCACCAACCTATTTCACTGG GCCGATGGGTATGAACATGGGAGTGCCGCAGCAACCGTTTCCGTACCCCCCTAACCTTGTTGCTCAACAGGTTGGGGGCGTGACGTATTTTAATACACCCACACAGTCCCCACCAGCAATACCCCAACCAGTGCCAAACCAACACCAACAAGCGTCGTCTCGTAGGAACGCTGCTATACCTATAATGGCACCCATGGGGTTCAATGGGCCTTCAAtggaataa